A genomic window from Candidatus Delongbacteria bacterium includes:
- a CDS encoding DUF2442 domain-containing protein, with protein sequence MDERTLPTILKVATSAHAIQVELSDGRTNLLPIDWYPRVAAATVKERAHWRLIAKGAGVHWVDLDESVSVENILQGRPSGESQSSFQKWIDSRAAQSTTRPRQPRAATR encoded by the coding sequence ATGGATGAGCGGACTCTTCCGACAATTTTGAAAGTGGCGACCTCTGCGCATGCCATCCAGGTGGAGTTGAGCGACGGGCGCACGAATCTGCTGCCCATCGATTGGTATCCCCGGGTGGCGGCGGCCACGGTCAAGGAGCGGGCGCATTGGCGTCTGATCGCCAAAGGTGCCGGGGTCCACTGGGTGGACTTGGACGAGAGCGTAAGCGTGGAGAACATCCTGCAGGGCCGGCCTTCGGGTGAGAGCCAGAGTTCCTTCCAGAAATGGATCGACTCGAGAGCGGCACAGTCCACGACCCGTCCACGCCAGCCGCGCGCTGCGACCCGCTGA
- a CDS encoding DUF58 domain-containing protein: MATLLTPERIGKLKSLDLVARSVVEGFITGLHRSPYHGFSVEFSEHRPYQRGDEIRHIDWRLFARSERFQIKQYEEETNLRCHILLDGSASMGFGSPGLLSKFSWGAALAACLMYLMVRQQDAVGLVLFDEELRKLIPPRSTRGHLRLLLKELEGWKPAGGTRTEAVLHRMAESLTRRGLVILISDLLDDESALIRGLKHFRHQGHEVIVLQPLDPAELDFGRLEGGRFRDLESGEELSADPRLVAKEVNERVAAFVKSLRGRCLGEGIDFATLSTGREVDHALLEYLIKRKRVAG, from the coding sequence ATGGCCACGCTGCTCACGCCGGAGCGGATCGGCAAGCTGAAGAGCCTGGACTTGGTGGCGCGCTCCGTGGTGGAGGGCTTCATCACCGGCCTGCACCGCTCGCCCTATCACGGCTTCAGCGTGGAGTTCAGCGAGCACCGCCCCTACCAGCGGGGCGACGAGATCCGCCACATCGACTGGCGCCTGTTCGCGCGCAGCGAGCGCTTCCAGATCAAGCAGTACGAGGAGGAGACCAACCTCCGCTGCCACATCCTGCTGGACGGCAGCGCGTCCATGGGCTTCGGCAGCCCGGGCCTGCTCAGCAAGTTCAGCTGGGGCGCGGCCCTGGCCGCCTGCCTGATGTACCTGATGGTGCGCCAGCAGGACGCCGTGGGCCTGGTCCTGTTCGACGAGGAGCTGCGCAAGCTCATCCCGCCCCGCAGCACGCGCGGCCACCTGCGCCTGCTGTTGAAGGAACTGGAGGGCTGGAAGCCCGCCGGCGGCACGCGCACGGAGGCCGTCCTGCATCGGATGGCCGAGTCGCTCACCCGGCGCGGGTTGGTGATCCTGATCAGCGACCTGCTGGACGACGAGAGCGCGCTGATCCGCGGCCTGAAGCACTTCCGCCACCAGGGCCACGAAGTCATCGTCCTGCAGCCGCTGGATCCGGCGGAGCTGGATTTCGGCCGGCTGGAGGGCGGGCGCTTCCGCGACCTGGAGAGCGGCGAGGAGCTGTCCGCCGATCCGCGCCTGGTGGCCAAGGAGGTCAACGAGCGCGTGGCGGCCTTCGTGAAGAGCCTGCGCGGCCGCTGTCTGGGCGAGGGCATCGATTTTGCCACCTTGAGCACCGGCCGCGAGGTGGACCATGCGCTGCTGGAATACCTGATCAAGCGCAAGCGCGTGGCGGGCTGA
- the yihA gene encoding ribosome biogenesis GTP-binding protein YihA/YsxC, producing the protein MALEIKQADFLVSVANANHLPEPPWPEIVFAGRSNVGKSSLINMLLGRKALAKVSAAPGKTRLVNYFLVNETLYFVDLPGYGYAKTSQVLRQDWAKLIDEYIRTPRSRIVVQLLDIRHRPAKQDLESLEWLCHNMVPVVVVLTKGDKLGRQAQYAALQALKEQLKSLPILQILTSSARSKSGRDDLLGFLGAWLKKGHAR; encoded by the coding sequence ATGGCGTTGGAGATCAAACAGGCGGACTTCCTGGTCAGCGTGGCCAACGCGAACCACCTTCCCGAGCCGCCCTGGCCCGAGATCGTCTTCGCCGGGCGCAGCAACGTGGGCAAGTCCAGCCTGATCAACATGCTGCTGGGGCGCAAGGCCCTGGCCAAGGTGAGCGCCGCTCCGGGCAAGACCCGGCTGGTCAACTACTTCCTGGTCAACGAGACCCTCTACTTCGTGGATCTGCCGGGCTACGGCTACGCCAAGACCAGCCAGGTCCTGCGCCAGGACTGGGCCAAGCTCATCGACGAGTACATCCGCACCCCGCGCTCGCGCATCGTGGTGCAGCTGCTGGACATCCGCCACCGGCCGGCCAAGCAGGACCTGGAGAGCCTGGAGTGGCTCTGCCACAACATGGTGCCCGTGGTGGTGGTGCTGACCAAGGGCGACAAACTGGGTCGCCAGGCCCAGTACGCGGCCTTGCAGGCGCTCAAGGAGCAGCTGAAATCCCTGCCGATTCTCCAGATTCTGACCAGTTCCGCGCGCTCCAAGAGCGGGCGCGACGATCTGCTTGGATTTCTGGGGGCATGGCTGAAGAAAGGACACGCCAGGTGA
- the gpmA gene encoding 2,3-diphosphoglycerate-dependent phosphoglycerate mutase: protein MHKLVLLRHGQSAWNLENRFTGWTDMDLSPEGIREATAAGQLLKEEGFVFDQAWTSVLKRAIRTLWITLDGMDQMWIPVTRSWRLNERHYGALQGLDKKETVERHGKEQVQIWRRSFDTPPPPLELDDPRHPRFDPRYAGVPAAELPACESLKDTIQRFLPLWNGQIAPAIRSGQRVLIAAHGNSLRALVKHLDGISDEAITGLNIPTAIPLLYELDDDLRPLSSRYLGDAEAARKAAEAVAKQTG, encoded by the coding sequence ATGCACAAACTGGTGCTGCTGCGCCACGGGCAAAGCGCCTGGAACCTGGAAAACCGCTTCACGGGCTGGACGGACATGGACCTCTCCCCCGAGGGGATCCGCGAGGCCACCGCGGCGGGACAACTGTTGAAAGAGGAGGGCTTCGTCTTCGACCAGGCCTGGACCTCCGTGCTCAAGCGCGCCATCCGCACGCTCTGGATCACGCTGGACGGGATGGATCAGATGTGGATTCCCGTCACACGCAGCTGGCGCCTGAACGAGCGCCACTACGGCGCGCTGCAGGGCCTGGACAAGAAGGAGACGGTGGAACGGCACGGAAAGGAGCAGGTGCAGATCTGGCGCCGTTCCTTCGACACGCCGCCGCCGCCGCTGGAGTTGGATGATCCGCGCCATCCGCGCTTCGACCCGCGCTACGCGGGCGTGCCCGCCGCCGAGCTGCCCGCTTGCGAGTCCCTCAAGGACACGATCCAGCGCTTCCTGCCGCTCTGGAACGGCCAGATCGCGCCGGCCATCCGCTCGGGCCAGCGCGTGCTCATCGCCGCGCACGGCAACAGCCTGCGCGCGCTGGTCAAGCACCTGGACGGGATCAGCGACGAGGCGATCACCGGGTTGAACATCCCCACGGCCATTCCCCTGCTCTACGAACTGGACGACGACCTGCGGCCGCTTTCGAGCCGCTACCTGGGCGACGCCGAGGCCGCCCGCAAGGCGGCGGAGGCCGTGGCCAAGCAGACCGGATGA
- a CDS encoding AAA family ATPase has product MEAVHALQDAREQLLQEIRRSIVGQSEVIEHLLITLLCRGHGLVVGVPGLAKTLLISTLARVLELKFSRIQFTPDLMPGDITGTDVIEEDQNSRAKHFRFFHGPIFANIVLADEINRTPPKTQSALLQAMQEHEVTVSGTTYPLEEPFFVLATQNPIEQEGTYPLPEAQLDRFMFMLRVDYPSFAEELEIVKSTTGSSGELPRSVLSAQQILQLQELVRRTPVSDHLVEQAVRLASRTRPGNPDAPAWIKEQVSWGAGPRASQYLVLGAKCRGILHGRPTPDLEDLRAVALPVLRHRVLTNFAAEAEGVTSDALIGRLLETLA; this is encoded by the coding sequence ATGGAGGCCGTCCACGCGCTGCAGGACGCGCGCGAGCAGCTGTTGCAGGAGATCCGCCGCAGCATCGTGGGGCAGTCCGAGGTCATCGAGCATCTGCTGATCACGCTGCTCTGCCGCGGCCACGGCCTGGTGGTGGGCGTGCCGGGGCTCGCCAAGACCCTGCTGATCTCCACGCTGGCCCGCGTGCTGGAGCTGAAATTCAGCCGCATCCAGTTCACGCCGGACCTGATGCCCGGCGACATCACGGGCACGGACGTGATCGAGGAGGACCAGAACTCGCGGGCCAAGCACTTCCGCTTCTTCCACGGGCCGATCTTCGCCAACATCGTCCTGGCCGACGAGATCAACCGCACGCCGCCCAAGACCCAGTCCGCCCTGCTGCAGGCCATGCAGGAGCACGAGGTGACCGTGAGCGGGACCACCTACCCGCTGGAGGAGCCCTTCTTCGTGCTGGCCACGCAGAACCCCATCGAACAGGAAGGCACCTATCCCCTGCCCGAGGCCCAGCTGGACCGCTTCATGTTCATGCTGCGCGTGGACTATCCCAGCTTCGCCGAGGAGCTGGAGATCGTCAAGTCCACCACGGGCTCCTCGGGCGAGCTGCCGCGCTCCGTGCTCAGCGCCCAGCAGATCCTGCAGCTGCAGGAGCTGGTGCGCCGCACGCCGGTCTCCGACCACCTGGTGGAGCAGGCCGTCCGGCTGGCCTCGCGCACCCGGCCGGGCAATCCCGATGCGCCGGCCTGGATCAAGGAGCAGGTGAGCTGGGGCGCCGGCCCGCGCGCCAGCCAGTACCTGGTGCTGGGTGCCAAGTGCCGGGGCATCCTGCACGGCCGGCCCACGCCGGACCTGGAGGATCTGCGCGCCGTGGCGCTGCCCGTGCTGCGGCATCGCGTGCTGACCAACTTCGCCGCGGAGGCCGAGGGCGTGACCAGCGACGCGCTGATCGGGCGTCTGCTGGAGACCCTCGCCTGA
- a CDS encoding AAA family ATPase gives MRPAVVLPGRGRLLERLLRHVEDPAARLIALTGPAGVGKSRVLEALEESLSPGILVLSHVCQCRDGAAGGALGGLLERLGRQLTPSGLLALYEEPGLRRLFALSPALLGRLEARQEPGQFQFMPVLESLVTLLGRLSQDRPLLLILDDLQFVDETSRSLLEGLLAHPALDELGVTLLIACRELDALPFAAEWRRLLGEVPGLLSVEVGPLDPEGLRELVAGELDPEAPRSLEPLLERLLAESGGLPFLAVLLLRHARRGGLVRATLEGWRCGAPDELSRLLRGGLVDELLAPLLERQPAARFLLTWLRAVGLPASLEPLRRAAPGRDGIWEPLAEELQRQGVLRHLPDEADPDRWEFAHSLWNELAGEWLEPAERRDFLLQVAAGLDESDRDQRVLRAGLLGRVARESADLPAREEAVVQLRGLLSDLAEDDANLELQLRLAGDLRDLAVSRGDYSLAVRTGVLASLSINAVAALAEWLEQADFERLDAATRLLVLQHMPRHSLILNRPGDLLPWVERMEARGDLSEPERAALLLTRLQRRYSNSDWEDAAPEFQRLAGLDLLPEQAAWADVLRCLAAPAGGLDARERFQALENLLREKSGLLSAAQQLSVFFELHNLAHLFAGQPLLKPWQEPMVEQARRMASVSVARQRDYLARVLALVGRHDEAERMLRENLASFLRRRCWTPAAEAALFLLNLLKRQRRLDESARLVEELGTLLEQPATTYTQRAVVLTALGIEWRLLRTEVAARLLERAESFMADERAPELNLALGYSRAHVRVQQAETGGDWAVAAAACEAMVEQYRGLGRGDVEMLIFCLMRDRALAHLHGPDPARRAADYLPAVAAARERREYDLVRFQVLIGELALVTGEDAVADAVAEGLADVEQDAAQAAAFRVALACRRGDSHAASAALLETCCQLSTQPGSQLVLHLLGRWPGLTAWPPPRPCPPRLACLWAWALANLAQDGRPFRLPGLEVAESERCAFVRHTLAELREPRRDESPAERARLERELERLETWLSDQEERAPGRGLRLQVLGPVRLLLDGRELDPATLKTRVGVELLALLAIRAWQGRERLGRDEILDALTLEGRPLLSESSLRVVISRLRKALLPQSPEAIRFQERQGYAVAEDLGLSVDALDFERAWTRAQDAQRKGRAPEVERHLDDCLGLYRGSFLPGGAAWTEPLRGHFERRFMDAARQRLKLLEGQDELRGEFLARLKARLPVLAEYLAVEA, from the coding sequence ATGAGACCAGCCGTCGTCCTGCCCGGACGCGGCCGACTGCTGGAGCGGCTCCTGCGTCACGTCGAGGATCCCGCGGCACGCCTGATCGCGCTGACGGGACCGGCCGGCGTGGGCAAGAGCCGCGTGCTGGAGGCGCTGGAGGAAAGCCTGTCCCCGGGCATCCTGGTGCTGAGCCACGTCTGCCAGTGCCGGGACGGGGCCGCGGGCGGCGCCCTGGGCGGTCTGCTGGAGCGGCTGGGCCGCCAACTCACGCCCTCCGGCCTGCTGGCCCTCTACGAAGAGCCCGGCTTGCGCCGGCTGTTCGCACTCAGCCCCGCGCTGCTGGGCCGGCTGGAGGCGCGCCAGGAGCCCGGCCAGTTCCAGTTCATGCCCGTGCTGGAGAGCCTGGTCACGCTGCTGGGCCGCCTCTCCCAGGATCGGCCGCTGCTGCTGATCCTGGACGACCTGCAATTCGTCGACGAGACCAGCCGCAGCCTGCTGGAGGGCCTGCTGGCGCATCCCGCGCTGGACGAACTGGGCGTGACCCTGCTCATCGCCTGCCGCGAGCTGGACGCGCTGCCCTTCGCGGCGGAGTGGCGCCGCCTGTTGGGTGAGGTGCCCGGCTTGTTGAGCGTGGAGGTGGGCCCGCTGGATCCGGAAGGTCTGCGTGAGCTGGTGGCCGGCGAGCTGGACCCCGAGGCGCCTCGGAGCCTGGAGCCGCTGCTGGAGCGGCTGCTGGCCGAATCAGGCGGACTGCCCTTCCTGGCCGTGCTGTTGCTGCGCCACGCGCGCCGCGGCGGCCTGGTGCGCGCCACGCTGGAGGGCTGGCGCTGCGGGGCGCCGGACGAGCTGTCCCGACTCCTGCGCGGCGGCCTGGTGGACGAATTGCTGGCGCCCCTGCTGGAGCGCCAGCCGGCGGCGCGCTTTCTGTTGACCTGGCTGCGCGCGGTGGGCTTGCCGGCCAGCCTGGAGCCGTTGCGGCGCGCGGCGCCCGGGCGCGATGGGATCTGGGAACCGCTGGCGGAGGAGCTGCAGCGCCAGGGCGTGCTGCGCCATCTGCCGGACGAGGCGGATCCCGACCGCTGGGAGTTCGCCCACTCCCTCTGGAACGAATTGGCCGGCGAGTGGCTGGAACCCGCCGAGCGCCGGGACTTCCTGCTCCAGGTGGCGGCCGGCCTGGACGAATCCGACCGCGACCAGCGCGTGCTGCGGGCCGGGCTGCTGGGGCGCGTCGCCCGGGAATCAGCCGACCTGCCCGCCCGGGAAGAGGCCGTTGTCCAGCTGCGCGGCCTGCTCTCCGATCTGGCCGAGGACGACGCCAACCTGGAACTGCAGCTGCGCCTGGCCGGCGACCTGCGCGACCTGGCCGTATCACGCGGGGACTATTCGCTGGCCGTCCGCACGGGCGTGCTGGCCAGTCTCTCCATCAACGCGGTCGCCGCGCTGGCCGAGTGGCTGGAGCAGGCGGACTTCGAGCGGCTGGACGCCGCGACGCGCCTGCTGGTCCTGCAGCACATGCCGCGGCACTCGCTGATCCTCAACCGTCCCGGGGACCTGCTGCCCTGGGTGGAGCGCATGGAGGCCCGCGGCGACCTGAGCGAGCCCGAGCGCGCCGCCCTGCTGCTGACGCGCCTGCAGCGGCGCTACTCCAACTCCGACTGGGAGGACGCCGCGCCGGAGTTCCAGCGCCTGGCGGGCCTGGACCTATTGCCCGAACAGGCGGCCTGGGCGGACGTGCTGCGCTGTCTGGCCGCGCCCGCCGGCGGGCTCGACGCCCGCGAACGGTTCCAGGCGCTGGAGAACCTGCTGCGGGAGAAGTCCGGTCTGCTCAGCGCCGCGCAGCAGCTGAGCGTCTTCTTCGAGCTGCACAACCTGGCCCACCTGTTCGCCGGCCAACCCCTGCTCAAGCCCTGGCAGGAGCCGATGGTGGAACAGGCCCGCCGGATGGCGAGCGTCTCCGTGGCCCGCCAGCGCGACTACCTGGCCCGCGTGCTGGCGCTGGTCGGACGCCACGACGAAGCCGAGCGCATGCTGCGCGAGAACCTGGCCTCCTTCCTGCGCCGCCGCTGCTGGACGCCCGCCGCCGAGGCCGCGCTCTTCCTGCTCAACCTGCTGAAGCGCCAGCGCCGGCTGGACGAGTCCGCCCGGCTGGTGGAAGAGCTGGGCACCCTGCTGGAACAGCCGGCCACCACCTACACCCAGCGGGCCGTGGTGCTCACCGCCCTGGGCATCGAGTGGCGCCTGCTGCGCACGGAGGTGGCCGCGCGCCTGCTGGAGCGCGCCGAATCCTTCATGGCCGATGAGCGCGCCCCGGAGCTGAACCTGGCCCTGGGCTACAGCCGGGCCCACGTGCGCGTCCAGCAGGCGGAGACCGGCGGCGACTGGGCCGTGGCCGCCGCGGCCTGCGAGGCCATGGTGGAGCAGTATCGCGGGCTGGGTCGCGGGGACGTGGAGATGCTGATCTTCTGCCTCATGCGCGACCGGGCCCTTGCGCACCTGCACGGTCCCGATCCCGCGCGCCGGGCGGCGGACTACCTGCCCGCCGTGGCCGCCGCCCGAGAACGCCGCGAATACGATCTGGTGCGCTTCCAGGTCCTGATCGGTGAACTGGCCCTGGTGACGGGCGAGGACGCCGTGGCGGACGCCGTGGCCGAGGGGCTGGCGGACGTGGAACAGGACGCGGCCCAGGCCGCCGCCTTCCGCGTGGCCCTGGCCTGCCGGCGCGGCGACTCCCACGCGGCGTCCGCCGCGCTGCTGGAAACCTGCTGCCAGCTCTCCACCCAGCCGGGCAGCCAGCTGGTCCTGCACCTGCTGGGGCGCTGGCCCGGGCTGACGGCCTGGCCGCCCCCCCGCCCCTGTCCGCCCCGGCTGGCCTGCCTGTGGGCCTGGGCCCTGGCGAACCTGGCCCAGGACGGCCGGCCCTTCCGGCTGCCCGGGCTGGAGGTGGCGGAGTCCGAGCGCTGCGCCTTCGTCCGGCACACCCTGGCCGAGTTGCGCGAACCTCGCCGCGACGAGTCGCCGGCTGAGCGCGCGCGGCTGGAGCGCGAGCTGGAGCGCCTCGAGACCTGGCTGTCCGACCAGGAGGAGCGCGCGCCGGGCCGCGGCCTGCGCCTGCAGGTGCTGGGCCCCGTGCGCCTGCTGCTGGACGGCCGCGAGCTGGATCCGGCCACCCTGAAGACCCGGGTGGGCGTGGAACTGCTGGCCCTGTTGGCCATCCGGGCCTGGCAGGGGCGGGAGCGCCTCGGGCGCGACGAGATCCTGGACGCCCTGACCCTGGAGGGCCGGCCGCTGCTCAGCGAGTCCAGCCTGCGGGTGGTGATCAGCCGGCTGCGCAAGGCCCTGCTGCCCCAGAGTCCCGAGGCCATCCGCTTCCAGGAGCGCCAGGGCTACGCGGTGGCGGAGGATCTGGGCCTGTCCGTGGACGCGCTGGACTTCGAGCGGGCCTGGACACGCGCCCAGGACGCCCAGCGCAAGGGGCGCGCGCCGGAAGTGGAACGGCACCTGGACGACTGCCTGGGCCTGTACCGCGGCTCCTTCCTGCCCGGCGGCGCGGCCTGGACCGAGCCCCTGCGCGGCCACTTCGAGCGCCGCTTCATGGATGCGGCCCGTCAGCGGCTGAAGCTGTTGGAGGGGCAGGACGAGCTGCGCGGCGAGTTCCTGGCCCGGCTCAAGGCGCGGCTGCCCGTCCTGGCGGAATACCTGGCCGTGGAGGCCTGA